GCTATGGCGAGCCCTCGCACTCATGCCCGCGCAGAGACCAAGAGACAAAGAAGCGGACGCCGAAGGAAAGAGATCCGTCCCAACGAGCCGACCTAGCCTTTCCTTCTCAGCGCACCTTCCAGTTCTTCGTCGAAGACATGCGTATAGATCATCGTCGTACTCACGTCGGAATGCCCCAACGCCTTCTGCACAAGCCGGATGTTCTTGGTCTTCCGCAGCAAGTCGGTTGCGAAGGTATGCCGCAAGATGTGGGGCGTGACGCGCTCCGCCTCCGCGACTCCGGCCTTAACGGCGTAGTGCTTTACCATCGTTCGCAGGTAGCGAGTGTTGAGCTGCTCCCCGTCCCGAGTCGGAAACAGCCACGGTGATGCCGGCCTTCTTCCAAGCCAGAGCCCGATGAGGTCACGCAAGTCGTCTGAAATCCAGAGCACGCGATCCTTAGCGCCTTTGCCCTCTCGGACCATCAACCGGCAAGTCATCATATCGAGGTGTTCTGGCCGCAAGGCGACGAGCTCCCCTGCTCACAAGCCGGCTTCAAGAGCGACGCGCAGAATGCAGCGATTGCGCAGACCTGATGCATATCGGGGATTCGGCTGCGAGACCAGGCGGCGCTGTTCCTCGGGTGTCAGAACCTTGGGCAGTTTTTTCGGTCGTGCCATCGGTGGCCTCCCAAAATAGTAAAGGGTGCGTCGTACCGAGTCCCACCGGAGTCGGTACGCATACACATACTCGTTAGGACCACCTGGAAGACATAGGTAGAAACGGTATCAATCAACGCGGAGGCCGCTAACTGGTCAGCCGGCGGCACGCAGCTCATTTCGACCACAGGGCACTATCGATCAGCTATGGCATTCGTATCCGTTCCCTATGAAATCACTGGGACGAGTGATGTGCCCGACGTGTCCTGATGTGTCCTGACGTGTCCGGCCATGGACGGACTGGATGCGAACGCCTGGGCACATGCGGATACGTCGGGCACATCGGGCATGTCATCGCGAGCAACTTCCCCATGTATCCCAAATACTCAGACCTAGCCCCCAGTGACCCACTTGAGCACGGTCACAGACTTGGTGGCGCGGTAGCCCTCTTCTTGCTCGAGGATCTTGACGATCTGTTCCGGGGTCCGCGAGGAATCCTCACCGTGCAACTGAACTGCGCGCGCTTTTCGCTTCTCGTATGCAAGCTGCTTGCACACCTGATCACAGTAACGTCGGTTGCCTCTCGCCACGTCTGGGTGATGGATGCGCCATTTTCCGCAGCTACGGCATTTCAGGAAAGTCGAAGAAGTCCCTTGAGCCTGCCCGATCTGATACCACATGAAGCGCCACAGGCTATCGGGGACGATCTGGAGTTGATGAGCACCCCGAGAGCCCCGAACGACACCAAAAGCCAAACCGGTCGAGAGAAACGCATTAGTGAGGTCTGCAAGGAGGGCCTCTCGATATTCTCGGTCGTACACCTCTTCTTGCCCTCGTCGCGGCACAGGAACGCGGCTGTCTTCTGCGCCCCCTGTGAGCATCGTGGAAATCGTGATGTGACCGAAAGCCCTTCGCGGGCCCATGTCGGACTTCCCTCTGAGCCACGATGTTACCCAGGAGCGAGCACGAGCCTTGTCGCCCAAATCGGCGTCGTTGTCAGCCTGCCACAGGCGAGCAGCCAGATGCAGTAGTTCTGCTGCCGTCTTCCAAGTGGCAAGTGACTCCCCGGACCGATGGTAGAGTCCACGCTCGGAATCAAGAATGAGGGAAGGCAAGTCCTCTCGGACTCCCAGCAAACCAGAGTCGCGTGCGAACTCAAGGCAGCGAGCCTGAAACGCCTCACCTTGCACTTCTGCTATTTCAGCGAAGTCCAAGAAGAGTGCTGTGTGCTCTCCGTCAAACGGGTCATAGCGTGCTGCACCTTGCATCTCGGCCAGTCGCTCTATCGCAGGGCGCCCGAGAGCTTCGTCGTATCGCTCGGCCCATGGCATCTCGCCGACCTCGTCGACCACAGGCCAACCACAAAGCCAGGTCTTCTCCGTCAGGTGATCATTAGAGTCCACGCTAATCCATGTGGCGCATGCAGGAGCCTTTTCCCAGGTGAACGGGGCTATCGATGCAGGTTCCGCGTTGATCATCACGCCTCCACTTACGCTTTCTCGACAGTTAGCGTACCCCCGTTAGCGGTCTCATACAAGCAATGAGTTCCAATACCGGAGCTCGAGACTCTAGGAGGCCTTATGGGTACCGTTGGAAAAAAGCTGGACTCCTCTATCCCAGGGGAACTGCGCGCGCTCGATCAATGGGTGTGCGCGAAAAGCAAGGTGCCGGTCCGTCCGGCAGATCCATCACGGAATGCGAGCGTGAGCGACCCGACCACCTGGGCGAGCTTCACGCTGGCGCAAGCAAAAGTAGACACAGGGGCGGCGGACCACGTCGGCTTTGTCTTTACTGCCGACGACCCCTTCGTCGGGCTCGACCTGGATCACTGCCTCGATAGTGATACTGGGGTGCTTGACCACCGAGCCGTTGAGATCATCGCCTTGGCGGCCACCTACACCGAGATCTCGACTTCGGGCACGGGGCTGCACTTGTTCTTCCGCGGGAGGGTCCCTCATCCCGTCAAGACCGGCGGGATTGAGATCTATGGCTCGGGGCGCTACTTCGTAACGACCGGCAACCACCTCGAGGGTACGCCTGCATCAATCCGTGAGGTCGGTGATGTGCTTGGGCTGCTCGCGGAGTTCCTTCCTGAGCGCG
This is a stretch of genomic DNA from Coriobacteriia bacterium. It encodes these proteins:
- a CDS encoding tyrosine-type recombinase/integrase → MMTCRLMVREGKGAKDRVLWISDDLRDLIGLWLGRRPASPWLFPTRDGEQLNTRYLRTMVKHYAVKAGVAEAERVTPHILRHTFATDLLRKTKNIRLVQKALGHSDVSTTMIYTHVFDEELEGALRRKG